One window of Campylobacter sp. RM12651 genomic DNA carries:
- a CDS encoding iron-sulfur cluster assembly scaffold protein yields the protein MAKNNLISGSIWDEYSQKVQDLMNNPIHMGELTEEDAKATNTRLIVADFGAESCGDAVRLYWLVDEATNIIKDAKFKSFGCGTAIASSDTMAGLCIGKSVDEAVKITNIDVEFAMRDNPDTPAVPPQKMHCSVMAYDVIKAAAAQYKGINPEDFEDEIIVCECARVSLKTIKEVIKLNDLKSVEQITQYTKAGGFCKSCVRPGGHEKREYYLVDILAETRAEMDKERLKKANLSDNFDDLTVVKQIKAVEELLDTEIRPMLHMDGGDLEVIDIQKSSDGMCDLYIRYLGACSGCSSGSTGTLYAIENILQENLSPNIRVIPV from the coding sequence ATGGCAAAAAATAATTTAATAAGTGGTTCAATTTGGGATGAATATTCACAAAAAGTTCAAGATTTAATGAATAATCCAATTCATATGGGTGAGCTTACAGAAGAAGACGCAAAAGCTACTAATACAAGATTAATAGTTGCAGATTTTGGAGCTGAGAGTTGCGGCGATGCTGTTAGGCTTTATTGGTTAGTAGATGAAGCTACTAATATTATTAAGGACGCAAAATTTAAAAGCTTTGGCTGTGGGACTGCAATTGCTAGTAGTGATACAATGGCAGGACTTTGTATAGGTAAAAGTGTTGATGAAGCTGTAAAAATTACAAATATAGATGTGGAATTTGCAATGCGTGATAATCCTGATACTCCTGCAGTTCCACCTCAAAAAATGCACTGCAGTGTAATGGCGTATGATGTTATAAAAGCTGCAGCAGCTCAATATAAAGGTATTAACCCTGAAGATTTTGAAGATGAGATTATAGTTTGTGAATGTGCTAGAGTAAGCCTAAAAACTATTAAAGAAGTAATAAAATTAAATGATTTAAAATCAGTTGAGCAAATTACTCAATATACTAAAGCAGGTGGCTTTTGTAAATCTTGTGTAAGACCTGGCGGTCATGAAAAAAGAGAGTATTATTTGGTTGATATATTGGCTGAAACTAGAGCTGAAATGGATAAAGAACGCTTGAAAAAAGCTAATTTAAGTGATAATTTTGATGATTTAACCGTTGTAAAACAAATTAAAGCAGTTGAAGAATTATTAGATACTGAAATTCGCCCAATGCTACATATGGATGGTGGAGATTTAGAAGTAATTGATATTCAAAAAAGTAGCGATGGAATGTGCGATTTATATATTAGATATCTAGGTGCATGTAGTGGCTGTTCTAGTGGAAGCACTGGGACATTATATGCTATTGAAAATATTCTTCAAGAAAATCTTAGTCCAAACATTAGAGTAATTCCAGTGTGA
- a CDS encoding RsmE family RNA methyltransferase, whose protein sequence is MFYYFNDLAGSEEIVLDSELVSHFKARREQIGNIVNISRLDGFLYKYEIIFMQRNKIILKMLEQCEFKANKSGVKIALAMIEIDSIFEIAPYLNELGLEELFLVYTDFSQKSYKFDDKKLAKLEKILHNSSSQCARADILKITILNNLAELKKLYNDFVLIDFNKNDLCEFNKDCLYVIGPEGGFSEKERNLFKTQGLKITNILKAKTAIISISSKILM, encoded by the coding sequence ATGTTTTATTATTTTAATGATTTAGCAGGTAGTGAAGAAATTGTTTTAGATAGTGAATTAGTATCTCATTTTAAAGCTAGGCGAGAACAAATAGGAAATATAGTAAATATAAGTAGATTAGATGGGTTTTTATACAAATATGAAATAATATTTATGCAAAGAAATAAAATCATTTTAAAAATGCTAGAACAATGTGAATTTAAAGCAAATAAAAGTGGTGTAAAAATTGCACTTGCTATGATAGAAATTGATAGTATTTTTGAAATTGCACCTTATTTAAATGAATTAGGATTAGAAGAATTATTTTTAGTTTATACAGATTTTTCTCAAAAATCTTATAAATTTGATGATAAAAAACTAGCTAAACTTGAAAAGATTTTGCATAATTCAAGCTCACAATGTGCTAGGGCTGATATTTTAAAAATCACAATTTTAAATAATTTAGCCGAACTTAAAAAACTTTATAATGATTTTGTTTTAATTGATTTTAATAAAAATGATTTATGCGAGTTTAATAAAGATTGTTTATATGTAATTGGCCCTGAAGGTGGTTTTAGTGAAAAAGAAAGGAATTTATTTAAAACTCAAGGTCTAAAAATTACAAATATTTTAAAAGCAAAAACGGCTATTATAAGCATAAGTTCAAAAATTTTAATGTAG
- the rsmI gene encoding 16S rRNA (cytidine(1402)-2'-O)-methyltransferase → MLYFVPTPIGNLGDISYRALEVLQVCELIFCEDVRVCKALLNLLSSKYNIEFNINNFISLHSHNEKDFDFSKIDFSKNIAYLSDAGMPCISDPGISLVKYAQENDIKYSVLPGANAAITALVASGFSDKEFIFLGFLNIKKNRQAQIENALNQSYPTIIYEAPTRILDLVLDIAKIDEDKELFLIKEISKMYEKTYKDTAKNLANILKNENLKGEWVVIINNENSISNSNINSQDILNLNISLKDKAKLLSKLNGLSPKQNYENLLKSEK, encoded by the coding sequence ATGCTTTATTTCGTTCCTACACCAATAGGAAATCTAGGCGATATTTCATATCGTGCTTTAGAAGTCTTACAAGTTTGCGAGTTAATTTTTTGTGAAGATGTGCGAGTTTGTAAGGCTTTACTTAATTTATTAAGTAGTAAATATAATATAGAATTTAACATAAATAATTTCATATCGCTACATTCACACAATGAAAAAGATTTTGATTTTTCTAAAATTGATTTTTCTAAAAATATAGCTTATTTGAGTGATGCAGGTATGCCTTGCATAAGTGATCCTGGAATTTCACTAGTAAAATATGCTCAAGAAAATGATATAAAATATAGTGTTTTGCCTGGTGCAAATGCTGCTATTACTGCACTTGTTGCAAGTGGGTTTTCTGATAAGGAATTTATATTTTTAGGATTTTTAAATATCAAAAAAAATCGTCAAGCTCAAATAGAAAATGCTCTAAATCAAAGCTATCCAACTATTATATATGAAGCTCCTACAAGGATTTTGGATTTAGTATTAGATATTGCAAAAATTGATGAAGATAAAGAATTATTTTTAATTAAAGAAATATCAAAAATGTATGAAAAAACCTATAAAGATACTGCTAAAAATCTAGCAAATATTTTAAAAAATGAGAATTTAAAAGGCGAATGGGTAGTGATTATAAATAATGAAAATTCTATTTCAAATTCTAATATAAATTCTCAAGATATTTTAAATCTTAATATAAGTTTAAAAGATAAAGCGAAATTATTGAGTAAATTAAATGGGCTTAGCCCAAAACAAAATTATGAAAATTTATTAAAGAGTGAAAAATGA
- a CDS encoding homoserine dehydrogenase, whose translation MKIALLGYGTVASGVAKLIKTNSELIQKRLGKKLEISLVYTREHKANCPYTQTSNFEDILNSDCDVVCELMGGTTFAYECIKKALEKGKHVITANKALLAYYRYDIENMLKPNQYFGYEASVAGGVPIIKIIKEGLSANKFNCIKGILNGTSNYILTKMQNEGLSYEIALKQAQELGYAEADPTLDINGMDAAHKLTILASLAYGVNIKPEDILVQGIDKISNDDFYFAKEFEFGIKLLAIAKQNNDKVEIRVHPTLIDKNHILASVNNSMNAILLNDNALGESLYYGAGAGSLETASAVLSDLMQIADNKTRKMLGYNELPVVSLVSTCDITSKYYLRLSVDDKIGVLNKITSLMSNNEISIDSLMQRPSKNQSRTIFITTHLANEAKINKLLQELQVQEFVKDEINLIRIEE comes from the coding sequence ATGAAAATAGCTTTATTAGGGTATGGAACGGTTGCTAGTGGTGTAGCAAAATTAATCAAAACAAATTCTGAATTAATTCAAAAAAGACTAGGCAAAAAATTAGAAATTTCTTTAGTTTATACAAGAGAGCATAAGGCAAATTGTCCTTATACTCAAACAAGTAATTTTGAAGATATTTTAAATAGCGATTGTGATGTAGTTTGTGAATTAATGGGCGGGACTACATTTGCTTATGAGTGCATTAAAAAAGCTCTTGAAAAAGGAAAACATGTAATAACAGCTAATAAAGCTTTACTTGCTTATTATCGTTATGATATTGAAAATATGCTAAAGCCTAATCAATATTTTGGCTATGAAGCAAGTGTTGCTGGCGGTGTGCCTATTATTAAAATTATCAAAGAAGGTTTAAGTGCGAATAAATTTAATTGTATTAAAGGTATATTAAATGGCACTTCAAATTACATTCTTACAAAAATGCAAAATGAAGGCTTAAGTTATGAAATAGCTTTAAAACAAGCTCAAGAATTAGGCTATGCAGAGGCTGATCCTACATTAGATATTAACGGAATGGACGCAGCACATAAACTAACCATTTTAGCAAGTCTTGCTTATGGAGTTAATATAAAACCTGAAGATATTTTGGTTCAAGGAATTGATAAGATTAGCAATGATGATTTTTATTTTGCTAAAGAATTTGAATTTGGAATTAAACTTTTAGCAATTGCAAAACAAAATAATGATAAGGTAGAAATTAGAGTTCATCCAACATTAATAGATAAAAATCATATCTTAGCTAGTGTAAATAATTCTATGAATGCTATTTTACTTAACGATAATGCTTTAGGAGAGAGTTTGTATTATGGAGCAGGTGCAGGAAGTCTTGAGACTGCTAGTGCTGTTTTAAGCGATTTAATGCAAATAGCTGATAATAAAACTCGTAAAATGCTAGGATATAATGAATTACCAGTGGTATCTTTAGTATCAACTTGCGATATAACTTCTAAATATTATTTAAGATTAAGTGTAGATGATAAGATAGGTGTTTTAAATAAAATTACAAGTTTAATGAGTAATAATGAAATTAGCATAGATAGTCTAATGCAACGCCCATCAAAAAATCAATCAAGGACAATTTTTATTACAACTCATCTTGCAAATGAAGCAAAAATCAATAAATTATTGCAAGAATTACAAGTTCAAGAATTTGTAAAAGATGAAATTAATTTAATAAGAATAGAAGAATAG
- a CDS encoding 7-carboxy-7-deazaguanine synthase QueE: MKLVEEFLSIQGEGIFAGRLAYFIRFAGCNFSCYGFGVVKSKNNKTLIGCDTLRAVYTNEFSDEYKEFKIENIINKLNSFSYKPMIVITGGEPLIHQENPKFIELLEYLVKNEYLVQFETNASICLKEYDFYKNCYFAMGVKLANSKMPKEKRINYEAINSILKQSKQAFFKIVLDKADLEDNQELFELRNAYKDANFYLMPKGATNDELRANAKSVLEFAIKNGFNYTDRIHIRIYDDLEGV, encoded by the coding sequence ATGAAATTAGTTGAAGAATTTTTAAGTATTCAAGGTGAAGGGATATTTGCAGGAAGACTTGCTTATTTTATCCGTTTTGCAGGGTGCAATTTCTCTTGCTATGGATTTGGAGTTGTTAAGAGCAAAAATAATAAAACATTAATTGGTTGCGATACTTTAAGAGCTGTTTATACTAATGAATTTAGTGATGAGTATAAAGAATTTAAAATAGAAAATATAATCAATAAATTAAACTCATTTAGCTATAAACCTATGATAGTAATTACTGGTGGAGAGCCTTTAATTCATCAAGAAAATCCTAAATTTATAGAGCTTTTAGAATATTTGGTAAAAAATGAATATTTAGTGCAGTTTGAGACTAATGCTAGTATTTGTTTAAAAGAATACGATTTTTATAAAAATTGTTATTTTGCAATGGGAGTAAAACTTGCAAATAGCAAAATGCCAAAGGAAAAAAGAATAAATTATGAAGCAATTAATTCAATTTTAAAGCAATCAAAACAAGCATTTTTTAAAATCGTTTTAGATAAAGCGGATTTAGAAGATAATCAAGAATTATTTGAATTAAGAAATGCTTATAAAGACGCTAATTTTTATCTAATGCCAAAGGGTGCTACTAATGATGAATTAAGAGCGAATGCTAAGAGCGTTTTAGAATTTGCTATTAAAAATGGCTTTAATTATACAGATAGGATACATATTAGAATTTATGATGATTTGGAGGGTGTATGA
- a CDS encoding helix-turn-helix domain-containing protein, which yields MGIDLLIYIVFIIFIVLLFVYVRLSFRDLNDKLDGVLKAIDENYKSIHRLEKDVEKLKLAEINNAKQNDFNDNIMQNCEFLIHSIIDERINELNSDLGIIQESIQEVTKNQDSRIANLELANEPITRLSPNEDAERMQILKLFGDGKSVEEIALLLNKSPQAINIILKSL from the coding sequence ATGGGGATTGATTTATTAATTTATATTGTATTTATAATTTTTATAGTTTTATTATTTGTTTATGTAAGACTTAGTTTTAGAGATTTAAATGATAAATTAGATGGGGTTTTAAAGGCTATTGATGAGAATTATAAATCTATTCATAGACTTGAAAAAGATGTAGAAAAATTAAAACTAGCAGAGATAAATAACGCTAAACAAAATGATTTTAATGATAATATTATGCAAAATTGTGAGTTTTTAATACATTCAATTATTGATGAAAGAATTAATGAGCTAAATAGTGATTTAGGTATTATTCAAGAAAGTATTCAAGAAGTTACAAAAAACCAAGATAGTAGAATTGCAAATTTAGAACTTGCAAACGAGCCAATCACTAGGCTAAGTCCTAATGAAGACGCTGAAAGAATGCAGATTTTAAAACTTTTTGGAGATGGTAAAAGCGTAGAAGAAATAGCATTACTTCTAAACAAAAGCCCACAAGCAATTAATATTATTTTAAAAAGCTTATAA
- a CDS encoding NifS family cysteine desulfurase: MKEIYLDNNATTMIDPSVFELMKPYLENIYGNPNSLHRYGQATHKALNDALNKLYSGLGASDLDDVIITSCATESINWVLKGIYFDEILNKDKNEIIISGVEHPAVGAACAFLEARLGVKVKTLPVNSEGTCNVDDLKAMISDKTALVNVMWANNETGMIFPIKELAQVAHEHGALFHTDATQAVGKIKVDFRSAGVDFASFSAHKFHGPKGVGGLYIKQGLKLTSLLHGGEHMGGRRSGTLNVAGIVGMAEALRLANLMLDYENSHIRRLRDKLEDEILTIPDVSVVGSRANRVPNTILASIKGVEGEAMLWDLNKAGIAASTGSACASETLESNPIMEAIGAEADLAHTALRLSLSRFNTESEIDYAAEQIKAAAKRLRAISSTYAYSPSWLKKDK, from the coding sequence ATGAAAGAAATTTATTTAGACAATAACGCTACTACTATGATAGACCCAAGCGTTTTTGAATTAATGAAGCCGTATTTAGAAAATATATATGGTAATCCAAATTCACTTCATCGCTATGGTCAAGCTACTCATAAAGCATTAAATGATGCTTTAAATAAATTATATAGCGGATTAGGAGCGAGTGATTTAGATGATGTGATTATTACATCTTGTGCTACTGAAAGCATAAACTGGGTTTTAAAAGGAATTTATTTTGATGAGATTTTAAATAAAGATAAAAACGAAATCATTATAAGTGGAGTTGAACACCCAGCAGTTGGTGCAGCCTGTGCTTTTTTAGAAGCTAGATTAGGTGTTAAGGTTAAAACTTTACCTGTAAATAGTGAAGGCACTTGCAATGTTGATGATTTAAAAGCAATGATAAGCGATAAAACAGCACTTGTGAATGTTATGTGGGCAAATAATGAAACAGGAATGATTTTCCCTATTAAAGAATTAGCTCAAGTTGCACACGAGCATGGAGCTTTATTTCACACTGATGCAACCCAAGCAGTGGGTAAAATAAAAGTTGATTTTAGAAGTGCAGGAGTTGATTTTGCGTCATTTTCAGCACACAAATTCCACGGGCCAAAAGGCGTTGGTGGTCTTTATATAAAACAAGGTTTAAAACTTACTTCATTACTTCACGGCGGAGAGCATATGGGTGGTCGTAGAAGTGGGACATTAAATGTAGCTGGAATAGTTGGAATGGCAGAAGCGTTAAGACTTGCTAATTTAATGCTTGACTACGAAAACTCTCATATAAGAAGATTAAGAGATAAATTAGAAGATGAGATTTTAACAATTCCTGATGTTAGTGTAGTAGGAAGTAGGGCAAATAGAGTTCCTAATACTATTTTAGCAAGTATTAAGGGTGTTGAAGGTGAAGCGATGCTATGGGATTTAAATAAGGCTGGAATTGCAGCAAGTACAGGAAGTGCTTGTGCTTCTGAAACTCTTGAGAGTAATCCTATTATGGAAGCAATAGGAGCTGAAGCTGATTTAGCTCATACGGCTTTAAGATTAAGCCTTAGTCGTTTTAATACAGAAAGTGAAATTGATTACGCAGCAGAACAAATTAAAGCAGCAGCTAAGCGTTTAAGAGCAATTTCTAGCACTTACGCTTATTCTCCAAGCTGGCTTAAAAAGGATAAATAA
- a CDS encoding UbiA-like polyprenyltransferase produces MNKLKNILELIVFKHSIFALPFLIISMLAAIKLYELSLSSIWLNFILAIFCAVCARNYAMALNRLLDADIDILNERTKNRPSVDGRVGRGNLLLFIIANAVIFVLLAYFINTTCFYLSFFALALLGSYSLFKRFSYLAHIILGLSLGFACVAGEIVLTNSISAYSIALCFAVCFWTAGFDCLYALQDLEFDKANNLFSIPSCFGKTATLFIAAIFHLIAFLFWFVFLVSVNARFYGFLGLIIVGILLIIEHFIVRKNTEKIERAFFDINAIVSIVFLIFFIIDLKVG; encoded by the coding sequence ATGAATAAATTAAAAAACATTTTAGAATTAATCGTATTTAAGCATAGTATTTTTGCTTTACCTTTCTTAATTATTTCAATGCTTGCTGCTATAAAATTATATGAATTAAGCCTATCATCAATTTGGCTTAATTTTATCTTAGCTATTTTTTGTGCTGTTTGTGCTAGAAATTACGCAATGGCACTTAATAGATTACTTGATGCTGATATTGATATATTAAACGAAAGGACAAAAAATCGTCCTAGTGTAGATGGTAGAGTAGGGCGTGGGAATTTGCTTTTATTTATAATCGCAAATGCTGTAATTTTCGTGCTTTTAGCGTATTTTATAAATACTACTTGCTTTTATCTTAGCTTTTTTGCCTTAGCTTTACTTGGTTCTTATTCTTTATTTAAGAGATTTTCTTATTTAGCTCATATTATTTTAGGCTTATCTTTAGGATTTGCTTGTGTAGCAGGTGAAATTGTGCTTACAAATTCTATTAGTGCTTATTCTATTGCTTTATGTTTTGCGGTTTGTTTTTGGACTGCTGGGTTTGATTGCTTGTATGCTTTGCAAGATTTAGAATTTGATAAAGCAAATAATTTATTTTCTATACCATCTTGTTTTGGTAAAACGGCTACTTTATTTATAGCTGCGATTTTTCATTTGATTGCATTTTTGTTTTGGTTTGTTTTTTTAGTTAGTGTAAATGCTAGATTTTATGGATTTTTAGGATTGATAATCGTAGGAATTTTATTAATAATAGAGCATTTTATAGTGAGAAAAAATACAGAAAAAATAGAAAGAGCTTTTTTTGATATAAACGCTATTGTTAGCATAGTGTTTTTGATATTTTTTATAATAGATTTAAAGGTTGGCTAA
- the miaA gene encoding tRNA (adenosine(37)-N6)-dimethylallyltransferase MiaA, which translates to MKKIALIGTTASGKTNLAHKLAKASNSIILSLDSLCLYKELNIINAKPDNQMLEEIKYFGINLISVNENYNVGLYFDEYKKALEFAKNNEKNLIITGGSGFYLKAMLDGLSPKINDINHNLSLDEIYNLMLKIDKNSNISANDTYRLNKWYSIYKSTNEIPSLWLKANTQEALIKELKIYDILWDKDILNERIRLRTKQMLSLNAYDEVINLYKIYGDTKALNSIGAKEIIDCFNQKISKDELEDLITIHTRQLAKRQRTFNKKFNAKVFNIKSEEDLQNAYESILSSL; encoded by the coding sequence ATGAAAAAAATTGCTCTCATAGGAACAACTGCAAGTGGCAAAACAAACTTAGCTCATAAACTTGCTAAAGCTTCAAATTCTATAATTTTAAGCCTTGATAGTTTATGTCTTTATAAAGAATTAAATATTATAAATGCCAAGCCAGATAATCAAATGCTAGAAGAGATTAAATACTTTGGAATAAATCTAATTAGCGTAAATGAAAATTATAATGTAGGGCTTTATTTTGATGAATACAAAAAGGCTTTAGAATTTGCAAAAAATAATGAAAAAAATCTAATTATAACAGGTGGAAGTGGATTTTATCTAAAAGCAATGCTTGATGGATTAAGCCCTAAAATTAATGATATTAATCATAATTTAAGCCTTGATGAAATCTATAATCTAATGCTAAAAATTGATAAAAACTCAAACATATCAGCAAATGATACTTATAGGCTAAATAAATGGTATAGCATTTATAAAAGCACAAATGAAATTCCTAGCCTTTGGCTAAAAGCAAATACTCAAGAAGCACTTATTAAAGAGCTTAAAATATACGATATTTTATGGGATAAAGATATTTTAAACGAAAGAATTAGGCTAAGGACCAAACAAATGCTTAGCTTAAATGCTTATGATGAAGTTATAAATTTATATAAGATTTATGGCGATACAAAAGCATTAAACTCTATTGGAGCTAAAGAAATAATTGATTGTTTTAATCAAAAAATATCTAAAGATGAATTAGAAGATTTAATCACAATTCATACAAGACAACTAGCAAAAAGACAAAGAACTTTTAATAAAAAATTTAATGCAAAAGTTTTTAATATAAAAAGCGAAGAAGATTTGCAAAACGCATATGAAAGTATTTTAAGCTCACTTTAA
- a CDS encoding RNA methyltransferase, with amino-acid sequence MIIYGKQVLMHYITKHPEKIEEIYLAKDLDKDSFRQITKLGKKIHKLDFIKAQAMAKGGNHQGYLAKVSEYELANINEFKKFEKIVLLHELSDVGNIGSIARSAYALGFDGIIHSGNNINIEAVMRSSAGALLELNLAFTKDILSLVNEFKQVGFSFYAANNSENAKEHNKIKYATKSVLVMGSEGNGLSSKIIKSCNEEVKITMKNNFDSLNVSNAFAILGDRMINE; translated from the coding sequence ATGATAATTTACGGCAAACAAGTGCTAATGCACTATATTACAAAACATCCTGAAAAAATAGAAGAAATATATTTAGCAAAAGATTTAGATAAAGATAGCTTTAGACAAATTACAAAATTAGGCAAAAAAATCCATAAGTTAGATTTTATTAAAGCTCAAGCAATGGCAAAGGGTGGAAATCATCAAGGCTATTTAGCAAAAGTTAGCGAATATGAATTAGCAAATATAAATGAGTTTAAAAAATTTGAAAAAATTGTTTTATTGCACGAATTAAGCGATGTTGGAAATATAGGCTCAATTGCTAGAAGTGCTTATGCTTTAGGGTTTGATGGGATTATTCATTCAGGAAATAATATTAATATAGAAGCAGTTATGCGTTCTAGTGCTGGTGCTTTACTTGAATTAAATTTAGCATTTACTAAGGATATTTTAAGCTTGGTTAATGAATTTAAGCAAGTTGGTTTTAGCTTTTATGCTGCAAATAATTCAGAAAATGCTAAAGAGCATAATAAAATAAAATATGCTACAAAATCGGTTTTAGTTATGGGTAGCGAAGGTAATGGACTTAGTTCTAAGATTATTAAATCTTGTAATGAAGAAGTAAAAATTACTATGAAAAATAATTTTGATAGCCTAAATGTTAGTAATGCTTTTGCTATTTTAGGCGATAGGATGATAAATGAATGA
- the rpmE gene encoding 50S ribosomal protein L31 → MKKDIHPDYKKCTVTCACGNTFVTKSNKEELRVDICSSCHPFFTGSEKIVDAAGRVEKFKKKYSMQ, encoded by the coding sequence ATGAAAAAAGACATTCATCCAGATTATAAAAAATGCACTGTAACTTGTGCTTGCGGAAATACTTTTGTAACTAAATCAAATAAAGAAGAATTAAGAGTAGATATATGCTCAAGTTGTCATCCATTTTTCACAGGAAGTGAAAAAATCGTAGATGCTGCAGGTAGAGTTGAGAAGTTTAAGAAAAAATATTCAATGCAATAA
- a CDS encoding 6-carboxytetrahydropterin synthase, protein MRIGKLFEFENAHIVRFCSSKRCKTSIHGHSYKLELILYANTLDKAGMVYDFGLLKGNIKQIIDAFDHSTCVYKYDDLEYVNDIKKHSARWVELPCNISAENLSIVFFILISKILQNSKMHNDENVRVDKIRLNETRTGWAECEYDDAFYNDEPRINLNEITFSKAILEDFSDTNLFEKIKNNEIFINPKEV, encoded by the coding sequence ATGAGAATAGGTAAATTATTTGAGTTTGAAAATGCTCATATAGTTAGGTTTTGTAGTTCAAAAAGATGTAAAACTAGCATTCACGGACATTCTTATAAATTAGAATTAATTTTATATGCAAATACTCTTGATAAAGCGGGAATGGTTTATGATTTCGGGCTTTTAAAAGGAAATATTAAGCAAATAATAGATGCGTTTGACCATAGCACTTGTGTTTATAAATACGATGATTTAGAGTATGTAAATGATATTAAAAAGCATTCAGCTAGGTGGGTTGAGCTACCTTGTAATATCAGTGCAGAAAATCTTAGCATAGTGTTTTTTATATTAATTTCTAAGATTTTACAAAATTCAAAAATGCACAATGATGAGAATGTAAGAGTAGATAAAATCAGGCTAAATGAGACTAGAACAGGCTGGGCTGAATGTGAATATGATGATGCTTTTTATAATGATGAGCCTAGAATTAATTTAAATGAAATAACTTTTTCTAAGGCAATTTTAGAAGATTTTAGTGATACAAATTTATTTGAAAAAATTAAAAATAATGAGATTTTTATAAATCCAAAGGAAGTTTAA
- the moaA gene encoding GTP 3',8-cyclase MoaA, which yields MLIDSYGRRINYLRISLTQRCNFRCLYCMPKVPFNWVPKENLLSYEELFLFAKLCMDKGVDKIRLTGGEPLVRADLDKFIKMLIDYKSDLDLALTTNGFLLKEQAAKLKAAGLVRINVSLDTLVPQRAKLISQKDILKEVLEGIEEALKVGLKVKINCVPLKGINEDELIDLIMFCKEKNIQIRFIEFMENEHAYGQLCGLREAEILDKIKQRFSINALEKEPNSPASLYKIDELDYVFGVINPHKHDFCDSCNRLRLSAEGFLIPCLYFDEAMSIKKALRNKDINKALEILNTVLENKPEKNKWSEEDNKSSARSFSQTGG from the coding sequence ATGTTAATTGATTCGTATGGAAGAAGGATAAATTATTTAAGAATTTCACTTACTCAAAGATGTAATTTCCGTTGTCTTTATTGTATGCCAAAAGTTCCTTTTAATTGGGTTCCTAAAGAAAATTTATTAAGCTATGAAGAATTATTTTTATTTGCAAAATTATGTATGGATAAGGGTGTAGATAAAATCCGTTTAACTGGTGGAGAACCACTTGTAAGAGCTGATTTAGATAAATTCATAAAAATGCTAATTGATTATAAGAGCGATTTGGATTTAGCACTTACAACTAATGGATTTTTATTAAAAGAACAAGCGGCAAAATTAAAAGCAGCAGGACTTGTAAGAATAAATGTATCTCTTGATACTTTAGTGCCACAAAGAGCAAAATTAATCTCTCAAAAAGATATTTTAAAAGAAGTTTTAGAAGGTATAGAAGAAGCCTTAAAAGTAGGGTTAAAAGTAAAGATTAATTGCGTTCCTTTAAAGGGTATTAATGAAGATGAATTAATTGATTTGATTATGTTTTGCAAAGAAAAAAATATTCAAATAAGATTTATTGAATTTATGGAAAACGAACACGCTTATGGGCAATTATGTGGATTAAGAGAAGCTGAAATACTAGATAAAATCAAGCAAAGATTTAGCATAAATGCACTTGAGAAAGAGCCAAATTCTCCTGCTAGTTTATATAAAATTGATGAGTTAGATTATGTGTTTGGTGTGATTAATCCACACAAGCACGATTTTTGTGATAGCTGCAATCGTTTAAGACTTAGTGCGGAAGGATTTTTGATACCTTGCCTTTATTTTGATGAAGCTATGAGTATTAAAAAGGCTTTAAGAAATAAAGATATTAATAAGGCTTTAGAGATTTTAAATACGGTTTTAGAAAACAAACCTGAGAAAAATAAATGGAGCGAAGAAGATAATAAAAGCTCTGCTAGGTCATTTTCACAAACGGGTGGATGA